GTCGCCTGCGCACCGGGCATCCTCCACGCACGTCTCCCGAGATCGGATCGGCAGCGGCGGTTTCGTGGAAGAAGGAGCCGCGGCCCGCGCACCGGGACACGTCGTCACTGTAGGAGCAGGGCTCCGCACTCCGCCACGGCTTTACCGCGGCCCCTCAGCCCCGCGCGGCCCCTCAGCCCTGCGCCGCCCCTCAGCCCTGTGCGGCCAGCCGCTCCCGGGCCTCCATCAGCGCGAAGCCCAGCAGGTTCAGGCCGCGCCAGCGCGCCGGATCCAGCGCCTTGGGATCGTCGGCCGCCAGCCCGATCCCCCAGATCCGGTCCACCGGGGACGCCTCCACCAGCACCCGCTTGCCGGTGCCGAGGAGGTACGCGCGCAGTTCGGGCGAGGAGGCGAATTTGGCCGTGCTGCCCGCCACCACGATCCCGAAGCGCTCGCGCTCCCACGTGTCCGGGTCGAAGGCGCGCACCAGCCGACCGGCGTTCTTCGCCTGCGCGGGGCTCTTCGCCGCCAGCGCCGCGCGCTCCGCGTCCGCGTCCCCGAACAACCGTGCCTTCTCGGCCATCATCCAGTGTTCGGCGGTGGCGTAGCGGACCTCACCCACGGTGAAGGGCGCGGGCCACCACTGACTGAGGCAGCTCGGGCCGAGCGTCCCGTCGGGCCGGGGCGCGTGTCCCCAGAACGGCAGATACTTGACTCGTTCACCCCTGTTGACCTGCTTGATCAGTCCGTCGATCTTCTCCATGCACGCGAGTCTGACAGCCGCCACGGACACTTCGTACGGGATTTGAGGTCCTCCTCGACACATGGTCGACCGATTCCGTCGCGTAATCAAAAGGCAACAACGGAATCACTTGGCGGAGGGCAGCCCCTCTGCCAGGATCGGCACTCAATTCGAGCTGTAGCTACGGAGAGCGCGATGGGCAACCGCTTCCAGGTCAAAGACCGATTCGCAGACGGCGCGCAATACATCGACGGCCGGCTGAGAGCCGGTACCTCGGGCGCGTCACACACCGTCGTCGACCCGGCCACCGGCCACGAGGTCCTCACTTACGAACTGGCGAGCACGGCCGATGTCGACGAGGCCGTCGCCGCCGCCAAGCGGGCCTTCCCCGGCTGGTCCGGGGCCACCCCGGGCGAGCGCTCGGACGCCCTGCACCGGCTGGCCGGCGTACTGGCCGAGCAGGCCGCGGACTTCGCCTTCGCGGAGTCCCTGCAGTGCGGCAAGCCGGTGAAACTGTCCACGGAGTTCGACGTACCGGGGACCATCGACAACACCGCCTTCTTCGCGGGCGCCGCGCGGCACCTCCAGGGGCAGGCCGCCGCCGAGTACTCGGGGGACCACACCTCTGCCGTGCGCCGCGAGGCGATCGGCGTGGTCGGCTCCATCGCCCCCTGGAACTATCCGCTCCAGATGGCGGCCTGGAAGATCCTCCCGGCGATCGCCGCGGGCAACACGATCGTCCTGAAGCCGGCCGAGCTGACCCCGCTGACCTCGCTGATGTTCGCCCAGGCGGCCCAGCTGGCCGGGATCCCCGACGGCGTGATCAACATCGTCACCGGCGCGGGCCGCACCGCGGGCGAGCACCTCGTGGGCCACCCCGACGTGGTCATGACCTCCTTCACCGGCTCCACCGGGGTCGGCAAGCGGGTCGCCGAGATCGCCACCGCCACCGTCAAGCGGCTCCACCTGGAGCTGGGCGGCAAGGCCCCCTTCCTGGTCTTCGACGACGCGGACCTGGAAGCGGCGGCGCACGGTGCGGTCGCCGCCTCGCTGATCAACACCGGCCAGGACTGCACGGCGGCCACCCGCGCCTACGTCCAGCGCCCGCTGCACGACGCCTTCGTCGCCCGGGTGGCCGAACTGATGGAGACCGTCCGGCTCGGGGACCCCTTCGACCCCTCCACCGACCTGGGCCCGCTCGTCTCGCACGCGCAGCGCGACCGGGTCGCCGGTTTCGTCGAGCGCGCCCGCGGCTACGCCACGGTCGTCACCGGTGGCGAGATCCCGGGCGGGGACCTCGCCGACGGCGCCTACTACCGGCCCACCCTGATCTCCGGAGCGGCCCAGGACAGCGAGGTCGTGCAGTGCGAGATCTTCGGCCCGGTGCTCGTGGTCCTGCCCTTCGACAGTGACGACGAGGGCATCGCGCTGGCCAACGACACCCCGTACGGCCTCGCGGCCTCCGCCTGGAGCCGCGACGTCTACCGGGCCGGCCGGGCCACCCGCGAGCTGAAGGCGGGCTGCGTCTGGGTCAACGACCACATTCCGATCATCAGCGAAATGCCCCACGGGGGCTACAAGGCCAGCGGTTTCGGAAAGGACATGAGCGCCTACTCCTTCGAGGAGTACACGCAGGTCAAGCACATCATGTACGACATCACCGCGGTCGCCGAGAAGGACTGGCACCGCACGATCTTCGGGGACAGATAACCATCGCTGCCTGACCAGCGGCCCACCCCTCCCGAAAGGGCACAGCTCATGGAGCAGTTCGAGCCCGACCGCCTCTCGGCGGCGCAGCTCGCCGCGATGCGGCGCAGTCTCACCAGCGGGCGCGGCGCCCTGACCCGCCGTTCGCTGCTGCGTGCCTCCGGTGTCGGAGCGCTCACCCTCGGCGGCCTCTCGGCGCTGAGCGCCTGTGGCATCCCGCCCGCCAAGCGGGCCGGGACCGGCGAACAGGCGGCCTCGGACGACCACTCGGCCCAGGAGAAGGAGATCAACTTCTCCAACTGGACCGAGTACATGGACACCAGTGACGACCAGAAGACCCGTCCCACGCTGGACGAGTTCACCAAGCGCACCGGCATCAAGGTCAAGTACTCCGAGGACATCAACGACAACGTCGAGTTCTTCGGCAAGATCCGCCCCCAGCTCGCGGCCGGCCAGGACACCGGCCGCGACCTGATCGTCGTCACCGACTGGCTGGCCGCGCGCATCATCCGGCTCGGCTGGGCGCAGAAGCTCGACCCCGCACTGCTCCCGCACGCCTTCGCGAACCTGTCCCCGCAGTTCCGCAGCCCCGACTGGGACCCGGGCCGTTCCTACAGCTACCCCTGGACCGGCATCTCCACCGTCATCGCCTACAACGCCAAGGCCACCGACGGCAAGAAGGTCGACTCCGTCACCCAGCTCCTGGACGACCCCACGCTCAAGGGCCGGGTGGGCTTCCTCACCGAGATGCGCGACAGCGTCGGCATGACCCTCCTCGACCAGGGCAAGGACCCGGCGAACTTCACCACCGCGGACTTCGACGGCGCCATCGGCCGGCTCCAGAAGGGCGTGGACAGCAAGCAGATCCGCCGCTTCACCGGCAACGACTACACGGCGGACCTCGACAAGGGCGACATCGCGGCCTGCCTCGCCTGGGCGGGCGACATCATCCAGCTCCAGGCGGGCAACCCCGACATCAAGTACGCGATCCCCGCGGCCGGTTACATCACCTCCAGCGACAACATGCTGGTCCCGGCCCACGCCCGGCACAAGGCGAACGCCGAGAAGCTCATGGACTACTACTACGAGCTGCCCGTCGCCGCCCAGCTGGCCGCGTACATCAGTTACGTCTGCCCCGTCGAAGGCGTCAAGGACGATCTCGCCAAGATCAACCCGGCGCTCGCGGACAACACCCTGATCGTCCCGGACAAGGCGATGACCGCCAAGTCCCACGCCTTCCGTTCCCTCAGCAGTGAGGAAGAGACGGCGTACGAGGAGAAGTTCACCAAGCTCATCGGCGCCTAGCCGACCGCGCCTCCGGCCGACCCGCAGGTCCGGCCCCTGGCTCCCGTTCCGGCCCCTTGACCGCACCCAACTCCGGGATCCCTCCATGACTGACAAGACCGAGGGCGGCGACGTCCGCCTCACCGGGATCAGCAAGCACTACGGCTCCTTCACCGCCGTGCACCCGCTCGATCTCACCATCCCCCAGGGCTCCTTCTTCGCCCTGCTCGGCGCCTCCGGCTGCGGGAAGACCACCACCCTGCGGATGATCGCCGGACTGGAGGAGCCCTCGACCGGTACGGTCCACCTCGGCGACACCGCCGTCACGCACCTCCCGCCGTACAAGCGCCCGGTGAACACCGTCTTCCAGAGCTACGCGCTCTTCCCCCACCTCGACGTCACCGAGAACATCGCCTTCGGGCTGCGCCGCCGCGGCATCAAGTCCGTGAAGAAGCAGGTCGACGACATGCTGGAACTGGTCCAGCTCGGCCAGTTCGCCCAGCGCAAGCCGCACCAGCTCTCCGGCGGCCAGCAGCAGCGCGTCGCCGTCGCCCGCGCCCTGATCAACCACCCCCAGGTGCTCCTCCTCGACGAGCCGCTCGGCGCCCTCGACCTCAAGCTGCGCCGCCAGATGCAGCTGGAACTCAAGCGCATCCAGACCGAGGTGGGCATCACCTTCGTCCACGTCACGCACGACCAGGAAGAGGCCATGACCATGGCCGACACGGTCGCCGTGATGAACGGCGGCCGGGTCGAGCAGCTCGGCGCCCCCGCCGAGCTGTACGAGAACCCGCGCACCACCTTCGTCGCCAACTTCCTCGGCACCTCCAACCTCATCGAGGCCGAGGTCCTGGAGAGCAGCGCCGCCGACATCACCGTCAGCTCGGCCGGAACCAAGCTCAGGCTGCCCGCGGCGCGATGTTCGACCACGCCCCGCACCGGCGGAAAGCTGCTGGTCGGCGTGCGTCCCGAGAAGATCTCCCTGGCCCACGCGGACGAGGAGCACACCATCGCGGCCGGCCGCAACAAGGTCCCCGGCCGGATCGTCGACTCCTCCTTCATCGGGGTCTCCACGCAGTTCATCATCGACAGCCCGGTCTGCCCCGAGCTGGAGGTCTACGCCCAGAACATCGAGCGGGACGCGCGCCTGGCCCCCGGCGCCGAGGTGATCCTCCACTGGAACCCCGAGCACACCTTCGGCCTCGACGCGGACCAGGACATCGACGCGGGCGCGCTGACGGTGGAGGAGGGGGTATGACCGCCACCGAAGCCCCGCCCCGGGCGGCCGCGGAGCCCCCGGTCCACAAGCCCTCCGTGCGCAAGCGGCTGATCCCGTACTGGCTGCTGCTCCCCGGCATCCTGTGGCTGCTCGTCTTCTTCGTCCTCCCGATGGTCTACCAGGCCTCCACCTCGGTGCAGACCGGTTCCCTGGAGGAGGGCTTCAAGGTCACCTGGCACTTCCAGACCTACTGGGACGCCTTCACCCAGTACTACCCGCAGTTCCTGCGCTCGCTGCTCTACGCGGGCACCGCGACCGCGCTGTGCCTGCTGCTCGGCTACCCGCTGGCCTACCTGATCGCCTTCCGGGCGGGACGTTGGCGCAATCTCCTGCTGATCCTGGTCATCGCGCCGTTCTTCACCAGCTTCCTGATCCGCACCCTGGCCTGGAAGACGATCCTGGCCGACGGCGGTCCGGTGGTCGGCGTCCTGAACAAGATCGGGTTCCTGGACGTCACCAGCTGGCTCGGGATGACCGAGGGCGACCGGGTGCTCGCCACGCCGCTCGCCGTGGTGTGCGGTCTGACGTACAACTTCCTCCCCTTCATGATCCTGCCGCTCTACACCTCGCTGGAGCGGATCGACACCCGCCTGCACGAGGCGGCCGGGGACCTGTACGCCCGCCCCTTCACCACCTTCCGCAAGGTCACCTTCCCGCTGTCGATGCCGGGCGTGGTCTCGGGGACCCTGCTCACCTTCATCCCGGCGAGCGGCGACTACGTCAACGCGGAACTGCTCGGCTCCACCGACACCCGCATGATCGGCAACGTGATCCAGTCGCAGTACCTGCGGATCCTCGACTATCCGACCGCGGCCGCGCTGTCCTTCATCCTCATGGCCATCGTGCTGGTCATGGTCACCGTCTACATCCGCCGAGCGGGAACGGAGGACCTGGTCTGATGAGCACTCTCTTCACCCGGCTCCGGCGCGATCTCGTGGTCATCGCGGGCCTCGGCACGCTCGCCTACCTGATCCTGCCCAACATCGTCGTCACGGTCTTCTCCTTCAACAACCCCACCGGGCGGTTCAACTACGCCTGGCAGGAGTTCTCGCTCGACGCCTGGAAGGACCCCTGCGGGGTCGCCGACATGTGCGGCTCCCTCTCGCTGTCCCTCCAGATCGCCGTGTGGGCCACCCTCGGCGCGACCGTCCTGGGCACGGCGATCGCCTTCGCCCTGGTCCGCTACCGGTTCCGGGCGCGCGGCGCGGTCAACTCGCTGATCTTCCTGCCCATGGCCATGCCCGAGATCGTGATGGCCGCCTCGCTGCTCGCGCTCTTCCTCAACATGGGCATCCAGCTGGGCTTCTGGACGATCCTGATCGCCCACATCATGTTCTGCCTCAGCTTCGTCGTCGCCGCCGTCAAGGCCCGTGTCCTGTCGATGGACCCGCGGCTGGAGGAGGCCGCCCGCGACCTCTACGCGGGACCCGTGCAGACCTTCGTGCGGGTCACCCTGCCGATCGCCGCCCCCGGCATCGCGGCGGGCGCGCTGCTCTCCTTCGCGCTCTCCTTCGACGACTTCATCATCACCAACTTCAACTCGGGCAACACCGTCACCTTCCCCATGTTCGTGTGGGGTTCGGCTCAGCGCGGTACGCCCGTGCAGATCAACGTCATCGGCACGGCGATGTTCGTCATCGCGGTGCTGGTGGTCCTCGCCGGCATGACGATCGGCAACCGCCGCAAGAAGGCCCAGCCCAAATAGGGCCCAGGCCACCTGAGGCGCAGTCCAAGTAACAGCATTCCGTAGGGAGTTGGAAGACATGGCCCCAGTTGCCATGCGCACCGCTGCACGATCCCTTTCCGAAGCACTGCCGGTCTCGTACTGGCTGGACGACCCCGGCAAGCCCGCCCCCGAGCCCGCCCTCACCGGCGACGAGCGCTGTGACCTGCTGGTCATCGGCGGCGGCTACAGCGGGCTGTGGACCGCGCTCATCGCCAAGGAGCGCGACCCCGGCCGGGACGTCGTCCTGATCGAGGGCCACGAGGCGGGCTGGGCCGCCTCGGGCCGCAACGGCGGCTTCTGCGCCGCCTCCCTCACCCACGGCCTCTCCAACGGGCTCGCCCGCTGGCCCGGCGAACTCGCGAAGCTGGAGGAGCTGGGCGCCCGCAACCTCGACGAGATCGAGGCCGCCGTCGCCCGCTACTCCATCGACTGCGACTTCGAACGCACCGGTGAGATCGACGTCGCCACCGAACCCCACCAGGTCGCGGAGCTGCGCGAACTCCACGAGGAAGCGAGCCGCCTCGGCCTCGCCGACGGCTCCGAATGGCTGGACCGCGACGCGCTGCGCGCCGAGGTCGACTCCCCGACCTTCCTCGGCGGCCTCTGGGACCGCGAGGGCGTGGCCATGCTGCACCCGGCCAAGCTTGCCTGGGGCCTCAAGCGGGCCTGCCTGGGCCTCGGCGTGCGGATCTACGAGAACACGCGCGGCCTGGACCTGACCGCCGCCGGCGCCGGGATGGCCGTACGCACCCCCTACGGGCGGATCTTCGCGCGCCGGGTGGCGCTCGGCACCAACATCTTCCCCAGCCTGGTCAAGCGGATCCGCCCGTTCACCGTGCCGGTCTACGACTACGCGCTGATGACCGAGCCGCTCAATGCCGAGCAGCTCGCCGCCATCGGCTGGAAGAACCGGCAGGGGCTCGGCGACAGCGCCAACCAGTTCCACTACTTCCGGATCACCTCCGACCACCGGATCCTGTGGGGCGGCTACGACGCCATCTACCCCTACGGCGGCAAGCTCGACGCGGCGCACGACCACCGCCCCGAGACCTACCTCAAGCTCGCGGAGCAGTTCTTCACCTGCTTCCCGCAGCTGGCGGGCCTGCGCTTCAGCCACGCGTGGGGCGGGGCGATCGACACCTGCTCGCGCTTCTCGGCGTTCTTCGGCACCGCGCACGCGGGCAAGGTGGCCTACGCCGCCGGGTTCACCGGGCTCGGAGTGGGGGCCACCCGCTTCGGCGCGGACGTGATGCTGGACCTGCTGGACGGCGTACGCGGGGAGCGCACCGGGCTGGAGATGGTGCGCAGCAAGCCGCTGCCGTTCCCGCCCGAGCCGTTCGCCTGGACCGGGATCGCGCTGACCAAGTGGTCGCTGGCGCGCTCCGACGCCCGGGGCGGGCACCGCAACCTCTGGCTCAAGACGCTGGACCGGTTCGGCCTCGGCTTCGACAGCTGATCACGCGCCCGGCGCACAACCGTCAGCGCCGTGTGACCCGCTTCACTACCAAGGAGTAACGGAACCCGCGTCATCATCGCCCCCGGCGCCGCTCTCTCCGGACGAGGACCTTCCTCGACGACGGAGCGATCGGAGGCCGGGCGATGACAGTCCCGGGGACCAAGACGGCAGTGGAGTGGCTGGTATCGGTGGCGCCGGACCCGGACGCCTGCCGGCGGGAATGGGAGCACAACCCCCTCGGGGTGACGCTGCTGCCCGCCGGACGGCGCTGGGACGTGCTGATCCTGCCGGGGGAGCTGGGCCAGGCCACCCTCGACGTCCTGAACCTGCTCATCGAGAAGCCCGGCCCGGTGCTCGCCGATTTCGGCGACGCCCGGCTGGGCTTCTTCGTGCCCGCGGGCACCGCCTCGCGCTGGCTCGGTACGGGCGTGCGCGGCGCCGGGCGCGGCACCTGGATCGTGGTCCCGTACCCGGGGCGGGCGACCGGCGGGGTGCGCTGGCTGGTGGTGCCGGACGGGCACGGCACGCTCACGGATCCGGCGGTGCTGGAGCTGGCGATGCACGAGGCGGCGGCGCAGGTGGCGGGGGCCGCGTCGGCGAAGGAGGGCCGCAAGCCTTGACAAGAGCATTGGTCTGGACCATCTTGAGCGCCGCGACACCCCCCACACCCCTCCATCCCCCCATGCACCGGAGGCAGTTGTGCGCAGAAGACTGTCCGTACTTACGGCCACCGCCCTGGCGGTGGCCGGTCTGCTGACCGCGGGGCCGCCCGCCGCGGCCGCTGACGCCGATCTCGCCCGCAACGGCGGCTTCGAGTCCGGCCTCGACGGCTGGAACTGCTCGGCGGGCAGCGGAGCCGTCGTCACCAGCCCCGTCCACGGCGGGAGTTCCGCCCTCAAGGCCACCCCGGCGGGCCAGGACTTCGCCCAGTGCGCCCAGAGCGTCACCGTCAAGCCGGACTCCGCGTACACGCTCGGCGCCTGGGTGCAGGGCGGGTACGCCTACCTCGGCGCGACCGGGACCGGCACCACCGACGTGTCCACCTGGACCCAGTCCCCGGGCGCCTGGAAGCGGCTGACCACCACCTTCCGCACCGGCCCCGCCACCACCTCGGTGACGGTCTGGACCCACGGCTGGTACGGCCAGGGGCCCGTCCTCACCGACGACCTCAGCCTGGTCGGCCCCGACCCCGGCGGCACCGGCCAGCCGCAGCTCCCGGCCGCCCCCACCGGCCTGACCGCGTCCGGCGCCACCGCGAACTCCCTGACCCTGTCCTGGTCGGCCGTTGCCGGAGCCACCGGGTACACCCTCTACCGGGACGGCGCGGCGCCGCTCGCGGTCACCGGGACCTCGGCGACCGTCACGGGTCTGGCCGCGTCCACGACGTACTCCTTCCAGGTCAGCGCCAAGAACGCGGCGGGCGAGTCCCCGCGCGGCGCGGCCGTCTCGGCGAGCACCACCACCGGCGGCGGGAACCCCGGCACCCCGGGCCTGCCCGCCCACGCCCTGGTCGGCTACCTCCACGCGAGCTTCGCCAACGGCTCCGGCTACCTCAAGATGGCCGACGTACCCGCCTCCTGGGACGTCATCGACCTCGCCTTCGGCGAACCGACCTCGGTGACCTCGGGCGACATCCGCTTCCAGCTCTGCCCGGTCAGCGAGTGCCCGGGCGTGGAGAGCCCCGCCGAGTTCAAGGCGGCGATCAAGGCCAGACAGGCGGCGGGCAAGAAGGTGCTGATCTCCATCGGCGGCCAGAACGGCCAGGTCCAGCTCGCCACGACGGCCGCCCGGGACACCTTCGTCTCCTCCGTCAGCAAGATCATCGACGAATACGGGCTCAACGGCCTCGACATCGACTTCGAGGGCCACTCGCTCTCGCTGGCCACCGGTGACACCGACTTCCGCAGCCCCACCACCCCGGTGATCGTCAATCTGATCGCCGCGGTCAAGACCCTCAAGGCCAAGTACGGCCCGGCCTTCGTCCTGACCATGGCCCCCGAGACCTTCTTCGTCCAGCTCGGCTACCAGTACTACGGATCCGGCCCCTGGGGCGGCCAGGACCCGCGCGCCGGGGCCTACCTCCCGGTCATCCACGCCCTGCGCGACGACCTCACCCTGCTGCACGTCCAGGACTACAACTCGGGTTCCATCATGGGCCTCGACAACCAGTACCACTCGATGGGCGGCGCGGACTTCCACATCGCCATGACCGACATGCTGCTCACCGGCTTCCCCGTCGCGGGCGACACCGCGCGGGTCTTCCCGCCGCTGCGCCCGGACCAGATCGCCATGGGCCTCCCGGCCACCACCAACGCGGGCAACGGGTACACCGCGCCCGCCGAGGTGAACAAGGCCCTCGACTGCCTGACGAAGAAGACGAACTGCGGGAGCTACCAGACCCACGGCAGCCGGCCCGCGCTGCGCGGCCTGATGACCTGGTCGGTCAACTGGGACCGGTTCGGCGGCTGGGAGTTCTCGAAGAACTTCCACGCGTACTTCGGCTGACCGCACCGACCGCGCCCACGCAGAGCAGGAGCGGCAGACACAGCAGCCAGCTGGCCAGCACGTCGAGCGGCCAGTGGAACCCCCGCAGCACCAGACCGACGGCCGTGGCCCCCGCGAGCAGCAGGGCCGCGGCCGTCGGCCACGGGCGGCGGGCGTACGGACGTACGAGCAGGGCGGCGCCCAGGTAGGCGACGGCCGCGGTGGCGGTGTGGCCGGAGGGGAAGTACCCGGCGGCCCACGGCTCCAGCGGACCCGGCCGGGCGGTCCAGTCCTTGAGCGGTACGACCAGGGCCGGGACCAGGGCCATGGCGAGAGCGGCGGCGAGCGCGGGCCGCCACCGCCGGGAGCGCCGGACGGCGTACGCCATCGCCAGCACCAGGACCGGCACGGCGACCTGGACGTTGCCGAGGTCGGCGAGGCGTTCGGTGACCGCGTCGGGGACGGAGCGCACCACGGCGCGGCTGATCCGTTCGTCCGGGGTGAGCAGCGGGCCCGAGGCCAGCACCTGCCAGGTGATCAGCGCGAAGGCGGCCCACGATGCGGCGCCGAGGGCGCACAGGGCGCGCGGCGAGAGGGGGCGCGGGGCGCGGGGGAACCGAATGGCCGGCCGTCCCGGAACAGGGGGGGTGGTTCCGGGGCGGCCGCCCGGACCGGGTTGCCGTCCACCCCGGGGGGTGTGGAGTGAACGGCTGTCCGATCGGTGAGGAGTGTGCGCGAACGCATGCCCGGTACGGCGCTGGGGAAGCCCGTTGCCGGGGTCGCCCGTGGAATTTCGCGGGCGGGCTGTTTCACTCATCTGCAGAAACCGTACGGCAGCGAAAGGGGGACCGACAGCGAGAACGCGCTCCCGCCATCGGCCCCCCACACCTTCTTCACAGTGCCCGACCGTTACCGCCGGTATCGATCGAGCAGGGGATCGAGCGCCGTGCTCGGGTGTTCGCCCGAGCGCTCGCGACGCCCTCCCCGGGAGTCGTCCGGACCGTCTCAGACGGCCGTGAACGCGCCCTCGATGATGTCCAGGCCCTCGTTCAGCAGGTCCTCGCCGATCACGATCGGGGGCAGGAAGCGCAGCACGTTGCCGTAGGTGCCGCAGGTGAGGACCAGCAGGCCCTCGGCGTGGCAGGCCTTGGCGAGCGCGCCCGCGGCGGCCGCGTTCGGCTCCTTGGTCGCGCGGTCGGTCACCAGCTCGATCGCGATCATCGCACCGCGGCCGCGGATGTCGCCGATGATGTCGAACTTCTCCGCCATCGCCGTCAGACGGGCCTTCATCACGGACTCGATCTTCTTCGCCTTGGCGTTGAGGTCGAGCTCCTTCATCGTCTCGATGGAACCGAGCGCACCGGCGCAGGCCACCGGGTTGCCGCCGTAGGTGCCGCCCAGGCCGCCCGCGTGCGCGGCGTCCATGATCTCGGCGCGGCCGGTCACGGCGGCGAGCGGCAGACCGCCCGCGATGCCCTTGGCGGTGGTGATCAGGTCCGGGACGATGCCCTCGTCCTCGCACGCGAACCACTGGCCGGTGCGGCAGAAGCCGGACTGGATCTCGTCGGCGACGAAGACGATGCCGTTGTCGTTGGCGAACTTCACGATCGCGGGCAGGAAGCCCTTGGCCGGCTCGATGAAGCCGCCCTCGCCGAGCACCGGCTCGATGACCATCGCGGCGACGTTCTCGGCGCCGATCTGCTTGACGATCTGGTCGATCGCCTGCGCGGCGGCCTCGGGGCCGCAGTTCTCGCCGCCGGTCGGCCAGCGGTAGCCGTAGGCGACCGGGACGCGGTAGACCTCGGGCGCGAACGGACCGAAGCCCTGCTTGTACGGCATGTTCTTCGCCGTCATGCCCATGGTCAGGTTGGTGCGGCCGTGGTAGCCGTGGTCGAAGACGACGACGGCCTGGCGCTTGGTGTACGAACGGGCGATCTTGACCGCGTTCTCGACGGCCTCGGCGCCCGAGTTGAACAGGGCCGACTTCTTGGCGTGGTCACCCGGCGTCAGCTCGGCCAGCGCCTCGCAGACCTCGACGTACCCCTCGTACGGCGTGACCATGAAACAGGTGTGCGTGAAGTCGGCGAGCTGCGCGGAGGCGCGGCGCACGACGGCCTCGGCGGAGGCGCCGACCGAGGTCACGGCGATGCCGGAACCGAAGTCGATCAGACGGTTGCCGTCGACGTCCTCGATGATGCCGCCGCCCGCGCGGGCCGTGAAGACGGGGAGCACGGAGCCCACGCCACCGGCCACCGTCCGGAGGCGGCGGGCCTGCAGCTCCTGCGACTTGGGGCCGGGGATCGCGGTGACGATGCGGCGCTCCTGCGGGACAGCGGTCATAGGGGGCTCCTGGGGGGTGTTTTCGGACGCACTTGTGTCTTTGTCCGCAGGCTAGGCCCGGGGGAGGGGGTACGGCATGCTCCGAACGGGAGTGGTCCCCGCGTGTCCTTGTCCGTGGCGGCCATAGGAGGGATCCGGGACGTGTCTCGTGGATCATGACGGGGTACGGGCCGCGGGCCACCCCCGGCGACTAGATTGAGCGCGCGCACGGCACGCAGTGCGGCGAACGGGCAGGGGGCTTGGGGTTCATGGACACCGACGGGACGCACGGCGCGCACGGTGCGTACGACACACCCGATCCGGGCGCGGCACCCGATCCGGGCGCGCCCCAGGTCCCCCGGCCCGCCGGCCCGCCCCCGCCCCTTCCCAAGGCGCTCCCGCCGCGCCCGGCCGCGGCCCCGACGCCGCCGCCCGTGCCCGGGTACGCGCCCGCGCCGACCGGGGCCGGCGGTGTCGGCGGGGCCGGCGGGGCCCACCCGGCTCCCGGCGCACCCGTCTCACCCTTCACCGCGTGGCTGCGCGTCCCCCGGCCGATCGCGGAGCCGGGCGTCTGGCGCTACGGCCACGTCCCGGTCGCACCGAAGCCCGCCGGATCCGACCGGTCGCTGCTCACCCGCGTCGTGGTCGCCTTCCTCGTCTTCTTCGTGTGCTGGCAGGCCTTCCTCGACGGGAAGCTCCCCTTCCTCGGGGCTCCCCTCTACTACTTCACCCCCGACAGCTGGTGGACCCGGGGCCTCGTGTCCGTCCCCACCGACCACCGGGGCGAGGCGGCGCTGGAGGTCTACGAGCTGCTGGCCACCGTGGGCCTGTTCCTCGGCTTCGCCAAGATCGGCGGCTGGCGCGCGGCCTTCGACCGGCTGATC
This is a stretch of genomic DNA from Streptomyces sp. NBC_00536. It encodes these proteins:
- a CDS encoding NADAR family protein, with the translated sequence MEKIDGLIKQVNRGERVKYLPFWGHAPRPDGTLGPSCLSQWWPAPFTVGEVRYATAEHWMMAEKARLFGDADAERAALAAKSPAQAKNAGRLVRAFDPDTWERERFGIVVAGSTAKFASSPELRAYLLGTGKRVLVEASPVDRIWGIGLAADDPKALDPARWRGLNLLGFALMEARERLAAQG
- a CDS encoding gamma-aminobutyraldehyde dehydrogenase; the protein is MGNRFQVKDRFADGAQYIDGRLRAGTSGASHTVVDPATGHEVLTYELASTADVDEAVAAAKRAFPGWSGATPGERSDALHRLAGVLAEQAADFAFAESLQCGKPVKLSTEFDVPGTIDNTAFFAGAARHLQGQAAAEYSGDHTSAVRREAIGVVGSIAPWNYPLQMAAWKILPAIAAGNTIVLKPAELTPLTSLMFAQAAQLAGIPDGVINIVTGAGRTAGEHLVGHPDVVMTSFTGSTGVGKRVAEIATATVKRLHLELGGKAPFLVFDDADLEAAAHGAVAASLINTGQDCTAATRAYVQRPLHDAFVARVAELMETVRLGDPFDPSTDLGPLVSHAQRDRVAGFVERARGYATVVTGGEIPGGDLADGAYYRPTLISGAAQDSEVVQCEIFGPVLVVLPFDSDDEGIALANDTPYGLAASAWSRDVYRAGRATRELKAGCVWVNDHIPIISEMPHGGYKASGFGKDMSAYSFEEYTQVKHIMYDITAVAEKDWHRTIFGDR
- a CDS encoding ABC transporter substrate-binding protein encodes the protein MEQFEPDRLSAAQLAAMRRSLTSGRGALTRRSLLRASGVGALTLGGLSALSACGIPPAKRAGTGEQAASDDHSAQEKEINFSNWTEYMDTSDDQKTRPTLDEFTKRTGIKVKYSEDINDNVEFFGKIRPQLAAGQDTGRDLIVVTDWLAARIIRLGWAQKLDPALLPHAFANLSPQFRSPDWDPGRSYSYPWTGISTVIAYNAKATDGKKVDSVTQLLDDPTLKGRVGFLTEMRDSVGMTLLDQGKDPANFTTADFDGAIGRLQKGVDSKQIRRFTGNDYTADLDKGDIAACLAWAGDIIQLQAGNPDIKYAIPAAGYITSSDNMLVPAHARHKANAEKLMDYYYELPVAAQLAAYISYVCPVEGVKDDLAKINPALADNTLIVPDKAMTAKSHAFRSLSSEEETAYEEKFTKLIGA
- a CDS encoding ABC transporter ATP-binding protein, translated to MTDKTEGGDVRLTGISKHYGSFTAVHPLDLTIPQGSFFALLGASGCGKTTTLRMIAGLEEPSTGTVHLGDTAVTHLPPYKRPVNTVFQSYALFPHLDVTENIAFGLRRRGIKSVKKQVDDMLELVQLGQFAQRKPHQLSGGQQQRVAVARALINHPQVLLLDEPLGALDLKLRRQMQLELKRIQTEVGITFVHVTHDQEEAMTMADTVAVMNGGRVEQLGAPAELYENPRTTFVANFLGTSNLIEAEVLESSAADITVSSAGTKLRLPAARCSTTPRTGGKLLVGVRPEKISLAHADEEHTIAAGRNKVPGRIVDSSFIGVSTQFIIDSPVCPELEVYAQNIERDARLAPGAEVILHWNPEHTFGLDADQDIDAGALTVEEGV
- a CDS encoding ABC transporter permease — encoded protein: MTATEAPPRAAAEPPVHKPSVRKRLIPYWLLLPGILWLLVFFVLPMVYQASTSVQTGSLEEGFKVTWHFQTYWDAFTQYYPQFLRSLLYAGTATALCLLLGYPLAYLIAFRAGRWRNLLLILVIAPFFTSFLIRTLAWKTILADGGPVVGVLNKIGFLDVTSWLGMTEGDRVLATPLAVVCGLTYNFLPFMILPLYTSLERIDTRLHEAAGDLYARPFTTFRKVTFPLSMPGVVSGTLLTFIPASGDYVNAELLGSTDTRMIGNVIQSQYLRILDYPTAAALSFILMAIVLVMVTVYIRRAGTEDLV